In the Streptomyces formicae genome, one interval contains:
- a CDS encoding NAD(P)/FAD-dependent oxidoreductase has translation MRAVTVVGASLAGLYAARELRAQGFAGRLTVVGAEPHQPYDRPPLSKDFLTGAGDEDRAAQVDRIALTDPEELAELRAEWILGARARALDVRDRTVVLDDGRTLASDGVVVATGASARRLPGPPLAGVHTLRDLDDARALRAELTRGPRRVVVIGGGFIGAETASSCVALGHDVTVVEAAPLPLAAQLGTELALVCAGLHERGGARLLTGVGVARLRGGGVAAGAGAGAGAGAGAGGADWGRAGAEALPAVRSVEFADGRSLAADVVVVGIGATPNTGWLAGSSLAVADGVLCDDGCATALPQVVAVGDVARVGGVRAEHWTSATEQPRVAVRNLLAGRTVEAARPLPYFWSDQYGSRIQFAGRREDGDTVRILEGSPEVLDEGGFLAVYEREGRTTAAFAVGRARPFMKVRRELAAQESRAKETVV, from the coding sequence ATGAGGGCCGTCACCGTGGTGGGCGCCTCGCTCGCCGGGCTGTACGCGGCGCGCGAGCTGCGGGCCCAGGGGTTCGCAGGGCGCCTGACCGTCGTCGGGGCCGAGCCGCACCAGCCGTACGACCGACCGCCGCTGTCCAAAGACTTCCTCACGGGCGCGGGCGACGAGGACCGGGCCGCCCAAGTCGACCGAATCGCCCTCACCGACCCGGAGGAACTGGCCGAACTCCGTGCCGAATGGATCCTCGGCGCGCGGGCGCGGGCGCTCGACGTGCGGGACCGCACGGTCGTCCTGGACGACGGGCGCACCCTGGCGAGCGACGGCGTGGTCGTCGCCACCGGGGCGAGCGCGCGGCGGTTGCCAGGGCCCCCGCTCGCGGGCGTCCACACCCTGCGCGACCTCGACGACGCCCGTGCGCTGCGCGCCGAACTGACCCGGGGCCCGCGCCGCGTCGTGGTGATCGGCGGAGGCTTCATCGGCGCCGAGACCGCGTCCTCGTGCGTGGCGCTCGGGCATGACGTCACGGTCGTCGAGGCCGCACCGCTCCCGCTCGCCGCCCAGCTCGGCACCGAACTCGCCCTGGTGTGCGCGGGTCTCCACGAACGGGGCGGGGCGAGGCTGCTGACCGGAGTGGGAGTGGCTCGGCTCCGGGGCGGGGGTGTCGCTGCTGGTGCTGGTGCTGGTGCTGGTGCTGGTGCCGGTGCGGGTGGCGCTGACTGGGGGCGTGCCGGTGCCGAGGCGCTGCCCGCCGTCAGGTCCGTGGAGTTCGCCGACGGGCGCTCGCTGGCTGCCGACGTGGTCGTCGTCGGCATCGGCGCCACCCCCAACACCGGTTGGCTCGCCGGCTCCTCCCTCGCCGTGGCCGACGGGGTCCTGTGCGACGACGGCTGTGCGACCGCGCTGCCCCAGGTCGTCGCGGTCGGTGACGTCGCCCGCGTGGGCGGCGTCCGCGCCGAGCACTGGACGAGTGCCACGGAGCAACCCCGCGTCGCCGTAAGGAACTTGCTGGCGGGACGCACGGTCGAGGCGGCGCGCCCGCTCCCGTACTTCTGGTCGGATCAGTACGGCTCCCGCATCCAGTTCGCGGGCCGCCGGGAGGACGGCGACACCGTCCGCATCCTCGAAGGCTCCCCTGAAGTCCTCGACGAGGGCGGCTTCCTCGCCGTCTACGAGCGGGAGGGTCGCACCACGGCCGCCTTCGCCGTGGGCCGGGCGCGTCCCTTCATGAAGGTGCGCCGAGAGCTTGCCGCCCAGGAGAGCCGGGCAAAGGAGACGGTGGTCTGA
- a CDS encoding IclR family transcriptional regulator, translating into MTGTRKQADHSSGPDGEARERQPKGAAGSVQSVDRAVSVLEILARLGEAGVTDIADELGVHKSTAFRLLGVLENRGLVGQAKDRGKYFLGAGVLRLAGAAAVRMDISQEGGPVCRELADELGETVNIAVLDDDAAVNIMQARGPASVTAQNWLGRRTPLHATSSGKVLLAHLPTTLREGLIARTLPRLTEHTVTGTVALRGELETVVEHGFAVAVEELEVGLAAVAAPVRGHDGKVIGALSASGPVYRLTEDRLTELAKRTVAAAVELSRRMGYGF; encoded by the coding sequence ATGACCGGCACGCGGAAACAGGCTGATCACAGCAGTGGCCCCGACGGGGAAGCCCGCGAGAGGCAGCCGAAGGGAGCCGCCGGATCCGTCCAGTCCGTGGACCGCGCGGTGAGCGTCCTGGAGATCCTCGCGCGGCTCGGCGAGGCCGGAGTCACCGACATCGCCGACGAGTTGGGCGTGCACAAGTCGACGGCCTTCCGGCTCCTCGGGGTGCTCGAGAACCGCGGCCTCGTCGGTCAGGCCAAGGACCGCGGCAAGTACTTCCTGGGTGCGGGCGTACTCCGCCTCGCGGGGGCGGCGGCAGTGCGCATGGACATCTCCCAGGAGGGCGGCCCGGTCTGCCGGGAACTCGCCGACGAACTGGGCGAGACGGTCAACATCGCGGTCCTGGACGACGATGCCGCGGTCAACATCATGCAGGCGCGCGGCCCCGCGTCGGTGACCGCGCAGAACTGGCTGGGCAGACGCACCCCGCTGCACGCCACCTCCAGCGGCAAGGTGCTCCTCGCGCATCTGCCGACCACGCTGCGCGAGGGCCTGATAGCGCGCACGCTGCCGCGGCTCACCGAGCACACGGTGACCGGCACGGTGGCGCTGCGCGGCGAGCTGGAGACCGTCGTGGAGCACGGCTTCGCCGTCGCCGTCGAGGAGTTGGAGGTCGGCCTCGCCGCCGTCGCCGCGCCCGTGCGGGGGCACGACGGCAAGGTGATCGGGGCGCTCAGCGCGTCGGGGCCGGTGTACCGGCTGACCGAGGACCGGCTGACCGAGCTCGCCAAGCGCACGGTCGCGGCGGCCGTGGAGCTTTCCCGTCGGATGGGCTACGGCTTCTGA
- a CDS encoding DUF742 domain-containing protein — MSDDGRGIQGTQRTQRSQGPQASQETHRWFDDDAGPVVRPYAMTRGRTTSPGQHRLDLIAVVIAEARAIGAPEADQTLSPEHVDIVELCRDTPQSVAELAAELDLPIGVVRVLIGDLVDDELVHVTRPVPPAELPDESILRDVINGLRAL; from the coding sequence ATGAGCGACGACGGACGAGGGATACAGGGCACGCAAAGAACACAGAGATCGCAGGGGCCACAAGCGTCACAGGAGACCCACCGCTGGTTCGACGACGACGCGGGTCCCGTGGTGCGTCCCTACGCCATGACGCGTGGCCGCACCACGAGTCCGGGGCAGCATCGCCTCGACCTCATCGCGGTCGTCATCGCCGAGGCACGGGCGATCGGCGCCCCGGAGGCCGACCAGACGCTCTCTCCGGAGCACGTGGACATCGTCGAACTCTGCCGTGACACTCCCCAGTCGGTCGCCGAACTCGCGGCCGAACTCGATCTGCCCATCGGCGTGGTCCGCGTCCTCATCGGAGACCTCGTCGACGACGAACTGGTGCACGTGACCCGCCCCGTACCCCCCGCCGAGCTGCCGGACGAGAGTATTCTGCGCGACGTGATCAACGGCCTCCGGGCGCTCTGA
- a CDS encoding roadblock/LC7 domain-containing protein has product MTAPKADARTATTGGSGELNWLLDDLVQRVASIRKALVLSGDGLPTGVSKNLTREDSEHLAAVASGFHSLAKGVGRHFEAGRVRQTVVELDDAFLFVTAAGDGSCLAVLADADSDVGLVAYEMTLLVKRVGVHLGTAPRTDLPAGG; this is encoded by the coding sequence ATGACCGCACCGAAGGCCGACGCACGCACCGCCACGACCGGGGGGTCAGGTGAGCTGAACTGGCTCCTGGACGACCTGGTGCAGCGCGTCGCCAGCATCCGCAAGGCGCTCGTCCTCTCGGGCGACGGCCTGCCCACCGGCGTGTCGAAGAACCTGACCAGGGAGGACAGCGAGCACCTCGCCGCCGTCGCCTCCGGGTTCCACAGCCTCGCCAAGGGCGTGGGCAGACACTTCGAGGCGGGCAGGGTCCGGCAGACCGTCGTCGAGCTCGACGACGCGTTCCTCTTCGTCACGGCGGCGGGCGACGGCAGCTGTCTGGCCGTCCTCGCCGACGCGGACTCCGACGTCGGCCTGGTGGCGTACGAAATGACGCTGCTGGTCAAGAGGGTGGGCGTGCATCTGGGGACGGCGCCGCGCACGGACCTGCCCGCCGGGGGGTAG
- a CDS encoding bifunctional 3-phenylpropionate/cinnamic acid dioxygenase ferredoxin subunit encodes MIPVCRLADLPAGESVRLDTTPPVAVFNADGELFAVDDTCSHQDASLSEGWLEGCLVECPLHAASFDLRTGRPTCLPARKPVRTHEVHVADGMIHVRLAADVAATGEGSAA; translated from the coding sequence ATGATTCCCGTATGCCGCCTAGCCGACCTCCCCGCGGGCGAGTCCGTCCGTCTCGACACCACGCCGCCCGTCGCGGTGTTCAACGCCGACGGCGAGCTCTTCGCCGTCGACGACACATGCAGCCACCAGGACGCGTCCCTGTCCGAGGGATGGTTGGAGGGCTGTCTGGTCGAATGCCCGCTCCACGCCGCCTCATTCGATCTCCGCACCGGGCGGCCGACCTGCCTGCCCGCCCGCAAGCCCGTCCGCACCCATGAGGTGCACGTCGCGGACGGCATGATCCACGTCCGCCTCGCCGCCGACGTGGCGGCGACCGGGGAGGGATCCGCCGCATGA
- a CDS encoding nitrate- and nitrite sensing domain-containing protein yields the protein MRFRGKSIRRKIVALLLVPLVSLTAIWGFATVITGREANRVLEASYVVDELGYPIEDTIRVVQEERRRTLVYLADPRASDALAALRRSRTATDDMVSKARAKADDPDIRDNVYGDSEEQLTALVEAFRGIDSLRRTVEEGTITRAGALKMYSKLIDPCFGFLTTLNGFAGLDDVGLDQQGRALVGVSRARELLSREDALLSSSLVARRVTKPEIRQIAELRAQRELLYEVNLAQLPEGDRERYERFWNGAETTQLRKAEEDVIASTPGTPRAVTTAHWDASASRVLKELTQRNIEAADRFQDRVEPASVGVIVRAVVAGVVGLLALLVSLFMSIRIGRSLIRDLRRLRLEAHEASGVRLPGVLRRLAAGEQVDVETESPRLTYDKDEIGQVGQALNTLQRAAVEATVKQADLRRGVSEVFVNLARRSQVLLHKQLTLLDTMERRTEDTDELADLFRLDHLTTRMRRHAEGLVILSGAAPSRQWRKPVQLMDVVRAAVAEVEDYERIEVRRLPRIAVTGPAVADLTHLMAELLENATVFSPPHTAVQVLGEHVANGFTLEIHDRGLGMAADALLDANLRLAETPEFELSDTDRLGLFVVSRLAQRQRVRVSLQPSPYGGTTAVVFIPEGLLTDDVPDTGGVGFRLDRPQPKEPAVSTDKTADRTAALAQVPVQLPGLPASVLDGPVELEAPVGMADLDSFPGALGDEDSEIGGLFRPRRRVAGTPGEQHQQARDEREPGRAEPARPDAAAGRATEESAESAHSEEARSEGPVQLPRRRAPKLVSSHGRPVTHTRPGDSRPADNRPPDSRPQDGRSQEGAPFGERPDGGAPFGDRPLDPAAEDGTQGRPWRPGTTEGPAGTRPPRPTAPGGLDLPRRPEPQSAWPELSPPHRDVTATDDAEGPAELPRRRRTGLQGRGSQDRTDTRPPVAPVPDAAPGRTTDQRHQDTDQHRSTDQDRNTTTTLGGLPRRVRQASLAPQLKDSPDRRSERAETRPEERDAEEVRSRMASLQRGWQRGRDENAAGDTATDGTAPGTTEGDGR from the coding sequence ATGCGCTTTCGCGGGAAGTCCATCCGCCGGAAGATCGTGGCACTGCTGCTCGTGCCGCTGGTTTCCCTGACCGCGATATGGGGCTTCGCCACCGTCATCACCGGTCGCGAGGCGAATCGAGTGCTCGAGGCGTCGTACGTCGTCGACGAGCTCGGCTATCCCATCGAGGACACGATCCGCGTGGTCCAGGAGGAGCGCAGGCGGACTCTCGTCTACCTCGCCGACCCCCGCGCCTCCGACGCCCTCGCCGCCCTGCGCCGCAGTCGCACCGCGACCGACGACATGGTCAGCAAGGCGCGGGCGAAGGCCGATGACCCGGACATCAGGGACAACGTCTACGGAGACTCCGAGGAGCAGCTCACCGCGCTCGTCGAGGCGTTCCGCGGCATCGACTCGCTGCGCCGCACCGTCGAAGAGGGCACGATCACCAGGGCGGGCGCCCTGAAGATGTACTCGAAGCTGATCGATCCCTGCTTCGGCTTCCTGACCACGCTCAACGGCTTCGCCGGACTCGACGACGTGGGCCTCGACCAGCAGGGCCGCGCCCTCGTCGGTGTCTCACGCGCGCGTGAACTGCTGTCCCGCGAGGACGCGTTGCTCAGTTCCTCCCTCGTCGCGCGACGGGTCACCAAGCCGGAGATCCGGCAGATCGCCGAACTGCGGGCGCAGCGCGAACTGCTCTACGAGGTGAACCTCGCACAGCTGCCCGAGGGCGACCGTGAGCGCTACGAGCGGTTCTGGAACGGCGCCGAGACCACCCAGCTGCGCAAGGCCGAGGAAGACGTCATCGCGTCGACGCCCGGCACCCCGCGCGCGGTGACGACGGCCCACTGGGACGCGTCCGCGAGCCGGGTCCTCAAGGAGCTCACGCAGCGCAACATCGAGGCGGCCGACCGCTTCCAGGACCGTGTCGAACCGGCCTCCGTCGGCGTCATCGTCCGCGCGGTCGTGGCAGGCGTCGTGGGCCTGCTCGCCCTCCTGGTCTCGCTCTTCATGTCCATACGCATCGGACGCAGCCTCATCCGCGACCTACGCCGCCTGCGGCTGGAGGCCCACGAGGCGTCCGGCGTCCGACTGCCCGGCGTCCTGCGCCGCCTCGCGGCCGGTGAACAGGTGGACGTGGAGACCGAGTCGCCGCGACTGACGTACGATAAGGACGAGATCGGACAGGTCGGGCAGGCGCTCAACACCCTGCAGCGGGCCGCCGTGGAAGCCACCGTCAAACAGGCCGACTTGCGCCGCGGCGTCTCCGAGGTCTTCGTCAACCTCGCCCGGCGCAGCCAGGTCCTGCTGCACAAGCAGCTCACGCTCCTGGACACCATGGAGCGGCGCACCGAGGACACCGACGAGCTCGCCGACCTCTTCCGCCTCGACCACCTGACCACCCGCATGCGACGGCACGCCGAGGGCCTCGTGATCCTCTCCGGAGCGGCCCCTTCCCGACAGTGGCGCAAGCCCGTCCAGCTCATGGACGTGGTGCGCGCCGCCGTGGCGGAGGTCGAGGACTACGAGCGCATCGAGGTGCGCCGCCTGCCCCGCATCGCGGTCACCGGTCCCGCCGTCGCCGACCTCACGCACCTGATGGCCGAACTCCTGGAGAACGCCACGGTGTTCTCGCCGCCGCACACCGCCGTGCAGGTCCTGGGCGAGCACGTCGCCAACGGCTTCACCTTGGAGATCCACGACCGGGGCCTGGGCATGGCCGCCGACGCACTGCTCGACGCGAACCTGCGGCTCGCGGAGACCCCCGAGTTCGAGCTCTCCGACACCGACCGGCTCGGTCTGTTCGTGGTCAGCCGCCTCGCGCAGCGCCAGCGCGTCCGTGTCTCGCTGCAGCCGTCGCCGTACGGCGGTACGACCGCCGTGGTCTTCATCCCCGAGGGCCTGCTCACCGACGACGTGCCCGACACCGGTGGCGTCGGCTTCCGGCTCGACAGGCCGCAGCCCAAGGAGCCCGCCGTCAGCACCGACAAGACGGCCGATCGCACGGCGGCGCTCGCCCAGGTGCCCGTGCAACTGCCCGGCCTTCCCGCCTCCGTCCTCGACGGCCCCGTCGAGCTGGAGGCCCCCGTCGGCATGGCGGACCTCGACTCCTTCCCCGGCGCGCTCGGCGACGAGGACAGCGAGATCGGCGGGCTCTTCCGGCCGAGGCGCCGGGTGGCGGGCACGCCGGGGGAGCAGCACCAGCAGGCCCGCGACGAGCGGGAGCCGGGCCGCGCCGAACCCGCCCGCCCCGACGCGGCGGCGGGCCGCGCCACGGAGGAGAGCGCCGAAAGCGCCCACTCCGAAGAGGCCCGTTCCGAGGGACCCGTACAGCTGCCGCGCCGCAGGGCACCCAAGCTGGTCAGCTCGCACGGCCGCCCCGTGACGCACACCCGTCCCGGGGACAGCCGCCCCGCGGACAACCGGCCGCCGGACAGCAGGCCCCAGGACGGCAGGTCGCAGGAAGGCGCTCCCTTCGGAGAGCGGCCCGACGGCGGTGCGCCGTTCGGCGACCGGCCGCTGGACCCCGCGGCCGAGGACGGGACGCAGGGGCGCCCCTGGCGCCCGGGGACCACGGAGGGTCCGGCGGGCACCCGTCCGCCGCGCCCCACCGCACCCGGCGGCCTCGACCTGCCGCGCCGTCCCGAGCCGCAGTCGGCCTGGCCCGAGCTGTCCCCGCCGCACCGGGACGTCACGGCCACCGACGACGCGGAGGGGCCCGCGGAGCTGCCCAGGCGCCGCCGCACCGGCCTCCAGGGCCGCGGCAGCCAGGACCGCACCGACACGCGGCCGCCCGTCGCCCCGGTGCCCGACGCGGCACCGGGCAGGACCACCGATCAGCGTCACCAGGACACCGACCAGCACAGGAGCACCGACCAGGACCGCAACACCACGACCACTCTGGGGGGACTGCCCCGCCGTGTCCGGCAGGCCAGCCTCGCCCCGCAGTTGAAGGACAGTCCGGACCGCCGTTCCGAGCGCGCCGAGACCCGGCCGGAGGAGCGCGACGCGGAAGAGGTACGCAGCCGCATGGCCTCGCTCCAGCGGGGCTGGCAGCGCGGCCGGGACGAGAACGCCGCCGGCGACACCGCCACGGACGGCACAGCACCAGGAACCACAGAGGGGGACGGTCGATGA